In the Emcibacteraceae bacterium genome, TAAAAAAATACAAAAGAATTCATAATCTAATTAATTTTTTAATTTCTCTGTTATATAATTACCATATGGAAATAGAACAATACCCATCTGCCGACTTAAATGCTCTCGCCACCCTTAAATGGTATGTGGATTGCGGTGTCGATGAAACTGTGTCCGACACCCCGGTTAACTGGTTTGAAAATTCTGAAAAAAATGATCAAAACCAAGATGTTACCATCAAACCCGCCTCGCCCGTAAAAACATCGGCAAATGGCCCGCTTTCATCAAATCGTGAAATCATTGAAACGGCCGAAAAGCTAGCCGCTGACGCCATGACGCTTGACGAACTCAGGCAGGCGATTCTCGATTTTGATGGATGCAGCCTGAAAAATACGGCTTCAAATACTGTTTTTTGCGACGGAAACAGTCAAAGTAATATTATGCTTATCGGCGAAGCACCCGGTGCCGATGAAGACCGGATCGGAAAACCTTTTGTCGGGCAGGCCGGACAACTGCTTGACCGGATGTTTGCCGCCATCAACATGACCCGGGAGGATGATTTTTATATTACCAATATGCTGCCCTGGCGGCCGCCGGGCAACCGCAAGCCGACCGACGGGGAATGTGCCATGTGTCTTCCCTTCGTCCGGCGCCATATTGAACTTTTCAACCCTAAAATGATAATCCTCATCGGCGGCACGTCTGCCAGTGCCCTGCTTAATGTCCAGACCGGGATAACAAAACTGCGCGGCAAGTGGGTTGATTATAAAATCGGCGATCAAATGATCCCGATGATGCCGATATTCCACCCGGCTTATTTATTGCGTCAGCCGCAATTTAAAAAGCAGGCATGGCATGACCTGCTACAAATCAAGGAACGGTTAGAGAGTAAAGTGAGTAAATAGTATGTTTAAAATCAGGTTGTTCTTCAGAATTCTCATCCTTTTGGCCTGCCTGGGCGTTGCGCCATCATACGCACAGGACAGTTACACGGACCGGCTAAATCTTTCGCCCTTAAGCGCTGAAGATGTCGAAAATTACCGCACCATATTTTATGAGCAAAACCGTGGTCGCTGGAAACAGGCGGACCGTGCCATCAAGAAAATCAGCAATCCGATCCTGATGGGCCATGTCTGGTATCAGCGCTATATGCACGCAACGGCCTATACGTCCAGTGTTGACGAACTTAAAGTCTGGATGAAAAATTTTGGTGACCTTCCCGGTGCCGAACGCATTTATGATCTTGCCAAACGAAAAAATGGCGGCAATACAAACGGTATTCTGCAACCCATGACCGGAACCGCTTATTCATTCCCGGCTGAAAAACCAACACCGCCATCACGCGCCGAATTGGCCGCTGCCGAAGCCGCCAAACCGGAACCGAGCGAACCAACAGAAGCCCAGCTTCGAAAACGTCAGGAACGCCTTGATGTGGCCGAGCTGAACCGTGTCATCAACCGTTATCTGCGCCAGCATAATGCCGCGCGCGCCGAAAAAAGATTATGGGCCTTTACCGAACGCGGCCTTTTGACCAGTCAGGAAATTGACAATCACCTCTCACGCATTGCCAATGAATATTACCTGACCAATTTTGATGATAAGGCCTTTGCCCTTGCCCAACTGGCCAGCCGTTCCCGCGAACATATTTCGCAGGCAGACTGGATCGCCGGTCTTGCCGCATGGCGCCTTGGTGACTGTGCAGTCGCCGCTGAACATTTTGAACATGTCGCCAATTCGGCCGTTGCCGGTGACTGGACCGCTGCTGCCGGTGCCTTTTGGGCCGCACGGGCCTATCTCAATTGCCGTCAGCCGGAAAAGGTAAGCCCGCTTCTTAAAAAAGCCGCCTCATTCAAATTAACTTTTTATGGTATATTAGCCGCCCGCCAACTTGGCGTTGATGTTGATCTTGACTGGACGGCTCCGGAATTCACCGAAAGGGATTATCGGGAACTGCGCGATCTTTCCAGCGTGCATCGCGCCATCGCCCTTGCCCAGGTTGGCGAAAACACCCTCGCCGATCAGGAACTTTCAAACGCTTGGGGCCAGACCCGGGACAGCCAACATCTGGCGCTTCTCGGCCTTGCCGCGCGCCTTGGCCTTGCAGCAACCCAGCTTCGGATCGGACGCGTTGAAGAACAGAAACGCATCGCCGCCCTGGACAGCACGCTTTATCCGATCCCCTATATTACTCCGGAAGGAGGCTATACCCTTGATAAAGCCCTTCTATTCGGCATGATCCGTCAGGAAAGCGGCTTTAACAGCTGGGCCAAAAGCGGCGTTGGTGCCCGCGGCCTGATGCAGTTGATGATGGGAGCAGCTGGTGATATGTCCCAAAACAGCAGCCTGCGCCGCATCAAGCTGGACGATCCGCGCTATAATATGTATCTGGGCCAGAAATATATGAAAACCATGCTGGAACAGTTTGCGGAAAATAATCTCTTTAAATCCCTGACCGCCTATAACGCCGGACCGGGCAATATGCAGAAATGGGTCAAGCAAACCAATTTCCAGGATGATCCGCTTCTCTTCATTGAAAGCATCCCTGCCCGCGAAACCCGCATTTATATTGAACGGGTCCTATCGAACATGTGGATTTACCGGATGAGAATGGGGCAGAAAACCCCGACCCTTGATTATGTTGCAGAAGGAAGGTGGCCGATTTATACGCCGCAGGATAAAACAAAATCAGCCGAAAATAACAATAATAAAAAGGCGGAAGACTATGCCAATCGATCCTGATCGGGAATTTTTACCGTTAAATATTGCCATCCTGACCCTGTCTGACAGCCGCAGCCTAGAAAATGATATTTCCGGACAGGTGCTGGTTGATAAGCTGACTGAAGCGGGCCATAGTCTGGCTGACCGCGCGATCATTAAGGACGATAAAGACGCCCTTCGCGCCCAGCTTAAAAAATGGATAGCGGATGATCATATTCAGGTGATCATTTCAACCGGCGGCACCGGCCTTACCGGCCGCGATATAACGCCGGAAATTTTCCATGAATTTTATGATAAGGAAATAGAGGGTTTTGGTGAAATATTCCGCCAGATATCCTTTAAGATTATCGGCACAAGCAGCCTTCAAAGCCGGGCCACCGGTGGTGTCGCGAACGGCACCTATATGTTTGCGGTTCCCGGTTCCCCCGGTGCCTGTAAGGATGCCTGGAACCATATATTTGCCGAACAGCTTGATATCCGCTTCCGGCCCTGCAATTTTGCGGAAATGATGCCCCGCCTCAAAGAAAAGTAATATTTCCTGATCAGCGGGGCTTAACGGCTTTTAATCCTGCCAGAAAATACTTTCCATCACTTCGTGACGGCCGCCATTTTCATCGGCGACAGCGAAATAATGATCCTTGGCACCGCGCATGGAAACCCCGGCATACTGGTTCTTCTTATCAAGAATATAAAATTGCAGATCAAAGGCAATTTCCCCCTTGTCATTGACATAACGGGGATTGTTGATTGAGCTGTCCTTGACCCGGTTCAGGGCATACATTCCCGCATCTTTCGGATGCATTCCATCGCGCATTTTTTCCACAATCAGATAGGAACAAAGATGATAAAGGTTCATTTCACCAAGCCCGGTTGACCCGGCGGCACCAACCTCATTATCAACATAAAGCCCTGCGCCCAAAATAGGGCTGTCACCAACCCGGCCCGGCACCTTGAAACTGCGGCCAGACGTGGTGGTGTTGCCGCAAATTTCGCCTTTATGATTGATGGCGTTACAATTGATGGTCCCATGAAGATGCTCCATACTAATCAAGCCTTCCTGGGCCATCTGGTAAGCGACTTCAAAGCCTTTCTGGTCAATAAATTCAGGACTCAGTTCGGCGAAGGTGCGATTATCGCCTTCTTTCTCAACCCGCGCTCTCCATTCAAGATATTGTTTAAAGGAATATTCGCTGTTCAGATCCCCGACAATTTCATGTCCATTGGCGCGGGCAAAATCAGTCGCCCCCTGCCCGGCAATCAGATGATGATTGGTTTTCATCATCACATCCTTGGCGACATGGGATGGTGCCTTGACCCCCTGAATATAACAGACACCCCCGGCCCGCTTCATCGGCCCGTGCATGCA is a window encoding:
- a CDS encoding uracil-DNA glycosylase, translating into MEIEQYPSADLNALATLKWYVDCGVDETVSDTPVNWFENSEKNDQNQDVTIKPASPVKTSANGPLSSNREIIETAEKLAADAMTLDELRQAILDFDGCSLKNTASNTVFCDGNSQSNIMLIGEAPGADEDRIGKPFVGQAGQLLDRMFAAINMTREDDFYITNMLPWRPPGNRKPTDGECAMCLPFVRRHIELFNPKMIILIGGTSASALLNVQTGITKLRGKWVDYKIGDQMIPMMPIFHPAYLLRQPQFKKQAWHDLLQIKERLESKVSK
- a CDS encoding lytic transglycosylase domain-containing protein, encoding MFKIRLFFRILILLACLGVAPSYAQDSYTDRLNLSPLSAEDVENYRTIFYEQNRGRWKQADRAIKKISNPILMGHVWYQRYMHATAYTSSVDELKVWMKNFGDLPGAERIYDLAKRKNGGNTNGILQPMTGTAYSFPAEKPTPPSRAELAAAEAAKPEPSEPTEAQLRKRQERLDVAELNRVINRYLRQHNAARAEKRLWAFTERGLLTSQEIDNHLSRIANEYYLTNFDDKAFALAQLASRSREHISQADWIAGLAAWRLGDCAVAAEHFEHVANSAVAGDWTAAAGAFWAARAYLNCRQPEKVSPLLKKAASFKLTFYGILAARQLGVDVDLDWTAPEFTERDYRELRDLSSVHRAIALAQVGENTLADQELSNAWGQTRDSQHLALLGLAARLGLAATQLRIGRVEEQKRIAALDSTLYPIPYITPEGGYTLDKALLFGMIRQESGFNSWAKSGVGARGLMQLMMGAAGDMSQNSSLRRIKLDDPRYNMYLGQKYMKTMLEQFAENNLFKSLTAYNAGPGNMQKWVKQTNFQDDPLLFIESIPARETRIYIERVLSNMWIYRMRMGQKTPTLDYVAEGRWPIYTPQDKTKSAENNNNKKAEDYANRS
- the moaB gene encoding molybdenum cofactor biosynthesis protein B; protein product: MPIDPDREFLPLNIAILTLSDSRSLENDISGQVLVDKLTEAGHSLADRAIIKDDKDALRAQLKKWIADDHIQVIISTGGTGLTGRDITPEIFHEFYDKEIEGFGEIFRQISFKIIGTSSLQSRATGGVANGTYMFAVPGSPGACKDAWNHIFAEQLDIRFRPCNFAEMMPRLKEK
- a CDS encoding isoaspartyl peptidase/L-asparaginase, producing the protein MSEKSEIKTSSGNRLNRREVLGAAAAVATVSTFASGARGQAPAMMSSYKPRVVAANNGHRLKNENGETGVEIAFRMLTEGADVLDATIACVNLPENSTEDSSVGYGGLPDANGDVTLDACCMHGPMKRAGGVCYIQGVKAPSHVAKDVMMKTNHHLIAGQGATDFARANGHEIVGDLNSEYSFKQYLEWRARVEKEGDNRTFAELSPEFIDQKGFEVAYQMAQEGLISMEHLHGTINCNAINHKGEICGNTTTSGRSFKVPGRVGDSPILGAGLYVDNEVGAAGSTGLGEMNLYHLCSYLIVEKMRDGMHPKDAGMYALNRVKDSSINNPRYVNDKGEIAFDLQFYILDKKNQYAGVSMRGAKDHYFAVADENGGRHEVMESIFWQD